A DNA window from Haloferax volcanii DS2 contains the following coding sequences:
- a CDS encoding dihydroorotase, with protein MTVDTILAGGTVVTDSRTLDAAVAVDEGRIVGVGDEDALPAGRNRIDATGQVVMPGVVDPHIHVDDHVSIDTYRTVSSAAALGGVTTFIDFAWQAYEGADSPWDEPATLSEGLERKRDQQEQSLVDFGLHGGILREDDAVFEEIPVLVDDGVTSFKMYTAYEFGVSNGFLKRVFDRLAEHDAVGVVHSEDDSVCRALTAELRAAGEDAPETYPQSRPDYAEAMAASDAVTLATEAGAKYYGIHTTCRAAADALARHREDGSRVRAETCTHYTTLDDSVYAELGNLPKIAPPIRKEDDVEAMFEYLRRGVLSVVSTDHVASKRADKVDRPWWEGPFGANGVQVSLPVFHDEAVNERGLSYPFLVRVMCSNPAETFGLPNKGTLEPGTDADIVLFDPDETYTISADANASKADYSIYEGREVTGRVTKTLVRGEVVAADGEVVGDPGHGRFVERERPDWSA; from the coding sequence ATGACTGTTGACACGATACTCGCCGGCGGGACCGTCGTCACCGACTCGCGGACGCTCGACGCCGCGGTCGCGGTCGACGAGGGTCGCATCGTCGGCGTCGGCGACGAGGACGCCCTCCCCGCTGGACGGAACCGAATCGACGCGACTGGACAGGTCGTCATGCCCGGCGTCGTCGACCCGCACATCCACGTCGACGACCACGTCTCCATCGACACCTACCGAACCGTGTCCAGCGCGGCGGCGCTCGGCGGGGTCACCACGTTCATCGACTTCGCGTGGCAGGCCTACGAGGGCGCGGACAGTCCGTGGGACGAGCCGGCGACCCTTTCGGAGGGCCTCGAACGCAAACGCGACCAACAGGAACAGTCGCTCGTCGACTTCGGATTACACGGCGGGATTCTCAGGGAGGACGACGCGGTCTTCGAGGAGATTCCGGTGCTCGTCGACGACGGCGTGACCTCGTTCAAGATGTACACCGCCTACGAGTTCGGCGTCTCGAACGGCTTTCTCAAGCGGGTGTTCGACCGCCTCGCCGAACACGACGCGGTCGGCGTGGTCCACAGCGAAGACGACTCGGTCTGCCGGGCGCTCACCGCCGAACTCCGGGCCGCTGGCGAGGACGCCCCCGAGACGTACCCGCAGTCTCGCCCCGACTACGCCGAGGCGATGGCCGCGTCCGACGCGGTCACGCTCGCGACCGAGGCCGGGGCGAAATACTACGGCATCCACACGACGTGCCGGGCGGCCGCCGACGCGCTCGCCCGCCACCGCGAGGACGGGTCGCGGGTCAGGGCGGAGACCTGCACGCACTACACGACGCTCGACGACTCCGTCTACGCGGAACTGGGGAACCTGCCGAAAATCGCGCCGCCCATCCGCAAGGAAGACGACGTGGAGGCGATGTTCGAATACCTCCGCCGCGGCGTGCTGAGCGTCGTCTCGACGGACCACGTCGCCTCGAAGCGCGCCGACAAGGTCGACCGGCCGTGGTGGGAGGGCCCGTTCGGCGCGAACGGCGTGCAGGTCAGCCTCCCGGTGTTCCACGACGAGGCGGTCAACGAGCGCGGGCTCTCGTACCCGTTCCTCGTCCGCGTGATGTGTTCGAACCCGGCCGAGACGTTCGGCCTCCCGAACAAGGGCACGCTCGAACCCGGAACCGACGCCGATATCGTCCTGTTCGACCCCGACGAGACGTACACGATTTCCGCCGACGCGAACGCCTCGAAGGCGGACTACTCGATTTACGAGGGCCGGGAAGTCACGGGCCGGGTGACGAAGACGCTCGTCCGCGGCGAGGTCGTCGCGGCCGACGGCGAGGTCGTCGGCGACCCCGGCCACGGCCGGTTCGTGGAGCGCGAGCGCCCCGATTGGAGCGCGTGA
- a CDS encoding FAD binding domain-containing protein, whose translation MTAFESVEYVEPETVSEAVERLADADEARVIAGGYSLVPLLKDGIETPDRLIDVSGLNELRGITERGDGVAIGALVTHDEIATDATVAERARALADATDSVGDFQARNRGTIAGNLVFADPKYDAPAAFLALGGRVVTLGPAGRRAIAADDWFRGPGTTALDGNELVTRVEVPSVERSGYVRTSEYSGYAVVGVAAAFETDDGVVRSARVAVNGAKPYPVRLPNVERALVDEAVGRVVDGDGATEAATAALDDVETASLLANDAATEEYRRQLVRTYCRQAIEQAASEP comes from the coding sequence ATGACGGCGTTCGAGTCGGTCGAGTACGTCGAACCCGAGACCGTGTCGGAGGCGGTCGAGCGACTCGCAGACGCCGACGAGGCGCGCGTCATCGCCGGCGGATACAGCCTCGTACCCCTGCTGAAAGACGGCATCGAGACTCCCGACCGGCTGATAGACGTGAGCGGCCTCAACGAGCTGCGCGGGATCACGGAGCGGGGCGACGGCGTCGCTATCGGCGCGCTCGTGACCCACGACGAGATTGCAACCGACGCGACCGTCGCGGAGCGCGCGCGGGCGCTGGCCGACGCGACCGATTCGGTCGGCGACTTTCAGGCGAGAAACCGCGGGACGATCGCGGGCAACCTCGTGTTTGCCGACCCGAAATACGACGCGCCGGCGGCGTTTCTCGCACTCGGCGGGAGAGTCGTCACTCTCGGGCCGGCCGGCCGGCGGGCGATAGCGGCGGACGACTGGTTCCGCGGCCCCGGAACGACCGCGCTCGACGGGAACGAGCTCGTCACCAGAGTCGAGGTGCCGAGCGTCGAACGGAGCGGCTACGTCCGAACCTCGGAGTACTCGGGGTACGCCGTCGTCGGTGTCGCGGCCGCGTTCGAGACCGACGACGGGGTCGTGCGCTCGGCCCGAGTCGCGGTGAACGGGGCCAAGCCGTATCCGGTTCGGCTCCCGAACGTCGAACGCGCGCTCGTCGACGAGGCCGTCGGCAGGGTCGTCGACGGCGACGGTGCGACCGAGGCCGCGACCGCCGCACTCGACGACGTCGAGACGGCGTCGCTACTGGCGAACGACGCGGCGACCGAGGAGTACCGGCGACAGCTCGTCCGGACGTACTGCCGACAGGCAATCGAGCAGGCCGCTTCGGAGCCGTGA
- a CDS encoding xanthine dehydrogenase family protein molybdopterin-binding subunit produces the protein MPRSDTGDPETAAKSTSEARGDDAPVGESVEKVDGWGLVTGKARYTDDVPTDDALAAKVLRSPHAHARVRSIDTEAAETIAGVKAVLTHEDVPEDRFTRTGFPYPAPAPFDERVLNETVRFVGEPVAAVAARTAEAAAAAVDAIEVDYEPYDHVLDAHEAMGADAPTLHPEPYENPQENAAPERNVVCETRHEEGNVERGFEAADEVVEGEYETQAVHHLPMETNTTIAWVDDRRRLVLRTTTQVSHICRDKIARVFGLNRTDVRVVKPRVGGGFGVRQDTLPNQFIGAALALETGEKVRLKNDRKEDLHGAQTRHAQTVRVKTGVREDGTLTAMHVDVTSNTGAYGCHASAVLMNAAHEPLSVYPCENRLFTGRAVYTNVTPGGAMRGYGAVQGTFGIESHLDEVAAAIGMDPVELRRRNAVEEGDESFEPEYSESKRTLESVGVKECLERACETLGWADGPEEPADDRYQRGYGVALAMAKSGVPSSEFSRCNITLEDDGTLTVRVGVGDTGQGSETVMGQIAASVFGLGIESVHVKADDTDATPWDNGAYASSTTYISGNATEKAARDLAAKVRDLAAEWRGVAPDDVELADGEVRFPDGESMALERFASEAFQGIHGPKRRLTGTGKHHTALSPKPFAAQLAAVEVDTETGEFEVRRLVNAVDCGRAINPAGARGQVIGGAVMGLGQTVSEDLPLDDRGAPEFRGLRDYEVMHAPELPDIDTELVETDEPTGPFGAKSVGEVSILGPPAAIANAIHDAVGVRATELPITPETVWTALQEDRDR, from the coding sequence ATGCCTCGGTCCGACACCGGCGACCCCGAGACGGCGGCGAAGTCGACCAGCGAGGCGCGCGGAGACGACGCCCCCGTCGGCGAGAGCGTCGAGAAAGTCGACGGCTGGGGGCTCGTCACCGGCAAGGCACGCTACACCGACGACGTGCCGACCGACGACGCCCTCGCCGCGAAGGTGCTTCGGAGCCCGCACGCGCACGCTCGCGTTCGGTCTATCGACACCGAGGCCGCGGAAACGATAGCCGGCGTGAAGGCGGTGCTCACCCACGAGGACGTTCCCGAGGACCGCTTCACGCGAACCGGTTTTCCCTACCCGGCCCCGGCCCCGTTCGACGAGCGCGTCCTGAACGAGACGGTCCGGTTCGTCGGCGAGCCGGTGGCCGCCGTCGCCGCGCGAACCGCCGAGGCCGCCGCGGCCGCGGTCGACGCCATCGAGGTCGACTACGAGCCGTACGACCACGTCCTCGACGCGCACGAGGCGATGGGGGCGGACGCGCCGACGCTCCACCCTGAGCCGTACGAGAACCCTCAAGAGAACGCGGCTCCCGAGCGGAACGTCGTCTGCGAGACCCGCCACGAGGAGGGAAACGTCGAACGCGGGTTCGAGGCGGCCGACGAGGTCGTCGAGGGGGAGTACGAGACGCAGGCCGTCCACCACCTCCCGATGGAGACGAACACGACCATCGCGTGGGTGGACGACCGAAGGCGGCTCGTCCTGCGGACGACGACGCAGGTCTCGCACATCTGCCGCGACAAAATCGCCCGCGTGTTCGGCCTGAACCGCACCGACGTTCGAGTCGTCAAGCCCCGCGTCGGCGGCGGCTTCGGCGTCAGACAGGACACGCTCCCGAACCAGTTCATCGGCGCGGCACTCGCGCTCGAAACCGGCGAGAAGGTCCGGCTGAAAAACGACCGAAAGGAGGACCTCCACGGGGCGCAGACGCGCCACGCCCAGACCGTCCGCGTCAAGACCGGCGTCCGGGAGGACGGGACGCTCACGGCGATGCACGTCGACGTGACCTCGAACACGGGCGCGTACGGCTGTCACGCCTCCGCGGTGCTGATGAACGCCGCCCACGAACCGCTGTCTGTCTACCCCTGCGAGAACCGGCTGTTCACCGGGCGCGCGGTCTACACCAACGTCACGCCCGGCGGGGCGATGCGCGGGTACGGGGCGGTACAGGGGACGTTCGGCATCGAGAGCCACCTCGACGAGGTCGCCGCGGCCATCGGGATGGACCCGGTCGAGTTGCGGCGGCGAAACGCGGTCGAGGAGGGCGACGAGAGCTTCGAACCGGAGTACAGCGAGAGCAAGCGAACCCTCGAATCCGTCGGCGTCAAGGAGTGTCTCGAACGCGCCTGCGAGACGCTCGGCTGGGCGGACGGCCCCGAGGAACCGGCCGACGACCGCTACCAGCGCGGGTACGGGGTCGCGCTGGCGATGGCGAAATCCGGCGTCCCGAGCAGCGAGTTTTCCCGGTGTAACATCACGCTGGAAGATGACGGGACGCTCACCGTCCGGGTCGGCGTCGGAGACACCGGACAGGGCTCTGAGACGGTGATGGGCCAGATTGCGGCGAGCGTGTTCGGACTCGGCATCGAGTCGGTCCACGTGAAGGCCGACGACACCGACGCGACCCCGTGGGACAACGGGGCGTACGCGAGCAGTACGACCTACATCAGCGGGAACGCGACCGAGAAGGCCGCTCGCGACCTCGCGGCGAAGGTTCGCGACCTCGCGGCCGAGTGGCGCGGAGTCGCCCCGGACGACGTGGAACTGGCCGACGGCGAGGTCCGGTTCCCCGACGGAGAGTCGATGGCCCTCGAACGGTTCGCGTCGGAGGCGTTTCAGGGGATTCACGGGCCGAAGCGGCGACTCACGGGAACCGGGAAGCACCACACTGCGCTCTCGCCCAAGCCGTTCGCGGCGCAGCTCGCGGCGGTCGAAGTGGACACCGAGACCGGCGAGTTCGAAGTGCGCCGACTCGTGAACGCCGTCGACTGCGGACGGGCGATTAATCCCGCGGGCGCTCGCGGCCAAGTCATCGGCGGCGCGGTCATGGGACTCGGACAGACGGTCTCCGAGGACCTCCCGCTGGACGACCGGGGCGCGCCGGAGTTCCGCGGGCTCCGCGACTACGAGGTGATGCACGCGCCGGAACTCCCCGACATCGACACGGAGTTGGTCGAAACCGACGAGCCGACGGGGCCGTTCGGCGCGAAGAGCGTCGGCGAGGTCTCGATACTCGGCCCGCCCGCCGCGATTGCGAACGCGATACACGACGCCGTCGGCGTCCGGGCGACCGAACTCCCGATTACGCCCGAGACGGTGTGGACCGCGCTCCAGGAGGACCGGGACCGATGA
- a CDS encoding Zn-dependent hydrolase encodes MTAPTRGSAGRVSFDIDGDSFREDIERTAVFGSVDTEHGRGRTALPADAANGRARDYLVSRLEAVGLDVRIDAVGNIAGRWTPDGVDPDAAPVAAGSHLDSVPNGGIFDGPLGVYAAVEAVRSIRESDLTPARPLEVVCFTGEEGTRFADGVLGSTVAAGKRGVDETLALTDGDVTLEDALDRVGYRGSGRLDASAWDAWVELHIEQNTRLGDAGVPLGIVTDITGTARCHVSIEGQADHSGTTEMTARHDALAAASELVLEVERRAADIATTGSGTAVGTVGELDVEPNVVNVVPGAASLRLDLRSVDREEIRLQLDAVERALDAVETHRGVTTSFDCTYDVPPTPLSERCRRVATEASRACDIETLSLHSGAGHDTMQVADVTDAALVFVASENGHSHSPRERADWADCTAATEVLAGTLARLATTDDTETDDTERN; translated from the coding sequence GTGACGGCCCCGACTCGCGGCAGTGCGGGTCGCGTTTCGTTCGACATCGACGGCGACTCTTTCCGCGAGGACATCGAGCGAACGGCGGTATTCGGCTCGGTAGACACCGAACACGGGCGCGGTCGGACCGCGCTCCCCGCCGACGCGGCGAACGGGCGGGCCCGCGATTACCTCGTGAGCCGCCTCGAAGCGGTCGGTCTCGACGTCCGTATCGACGCCGTCGGCAACATCGCCGGTCGGTGGACCCCGGACGGCGTCGACCCGGATGCGGCCCCGGTCGCCGCCGGGAGCCACCTCGATTCGGTTCCGAACGGCGGCATCTTCGACGGACCGCTCGGGGTCTACGCCGCCGTGGAGGCCGTCCGAAGTATCCGCGAGAGCGACCTGACGCCCGCTCGCCCGCTCGAAGTCGTCTGCTTCACCGGCGAGGAGGGGACGCGCTTCGCTGACGGCGTCCTCGGGTCGACGGTCGCCGCCGGGAAACGCGGCGTCGACGAGACGCTCGCGCTGACGGACGGCGACGTGACGCTCGAAGACGCCCTCGACCGCGTCGGCTACCGCGGCTCGGGCCGCCTCGACGCGAGCGCGTGGGACGCGTGGGTCGAACTCCACATCGAACAGAACACGCGCCTCGGAGACGCCGGCGTCCCTCTCGGTATCGTCACCGACATCACCGGAACCGCGCGGTGTCACGTGTCTATCGAGGGGCAGGCCGACCACTCGGGGACGACCGAGATGACGGCGCGCCACGATGCGCTCGCGGCCGCGAGCGAACTCGTCTTGGAGGTCGAGCGGCGCGCCGCGGACATCGCGACGACCGGCAGCGGCACCGCCGTCGGCACCGTCGGCGAACTCGACGTCGAACCGAACGTCGTCAACGTCGTCCCCGGTGCGGCCTCGCTCCGCCTCGACCTCCGGTCGGTCGACCGCGAGGAGATACGCCTCCAGTTGGACGCGGTCGAACGGGCGCTCGACGCGGTCGAGACCCACCGCGGCGTGACGACTTCGTTCGACTGCACCTACGACGTTCCGCCGACGCCGCTGTCGGAGCGCTGTCGGCGGGTCGCGACCGAGGCGTCCCGCGCGTGCGACATCGAGACGCTGTCGCTCCACTCGGGCGCGGGCCACGACACGATGCAGGTCGCCGACGTGACCGACGCCGCGCTCGTGTTCGTCGCCTCCGAGAACGGCCACTCGCACTCACCGAGAGAGCGGGCCGACTGGGCCGACTGCACCGCCGCGACCGAAGTGCTCGCGGGGACGCTCGCCAGACTGGCGACGACGGACGACACCGAGACGGACGACACCGAACGAAACTAA
- a CDS encoding nucleotidyltransferase family protein translates to MTRVGILLAAGAGTRFEPGNKLCQPLDGEPIVRRAARRLIESPVDETVVVLGHDAERVRRALEPLETRLTVVRNERYDAGQSASVRRGAEEVLSRGGSVGVFALGDMPAVGSATYDELLAAIDRDDRHVVVPVYDGQRGNPVAFDAAALDRFGRLTGDAGARALFEAMPVARVAVDDPGIHADIDTVADLEAHR, encoded by the coding sequence ATGACCCGGGTGGGCATCCTGCTCGCCGCGGGGGCGGGAACCCGGTTCGAACCCGGGAACAAGCTCTGTCAGCCGCTCGACGGCGAGCCAATCGTCCGCCGGGCGGCCCGGCGGCTGATCGAGTCGCCGGTCGATGAAACCGTGGTCGTCCTCGGACACGACGCCGAACGGGTCCGGCGGGCGTTAGAACCGCTCGAAACTCGGCTGACGGTCGTCCGTAACGAGCGGTACGACGCTGGACAGAGCGCGTCGGTTCGGCGCGGGGCGGAGGAGGTGCTGTCGCGCGGCGGGTCGGTCGGCGTGTTCGCGCTCGGCGACATGCCCGCCGTCGGGAGCGCGACCTACGACGAACTCCTCGCGGCGATTGACCGCGACGACCGACACGTCGTCGTCCCGGTGTACGACGGGCAACGCGGAAACCCCGTCGCGTTCGACGCGGCAGCGCTCGACCGGTTCGGGAGGCTCACGGGAGACGCGGGTGCGCGCGCCCTGTTCGAAGCGATGCCAGTCGCTCGAGTCGCCGTGGACGACCCCGGAATCCACGCGGATATCGACACGGTGGCCGACCTCGAAGCGCACCGCTGA
- a CDS encoding uracil-xanthine permease family protein, translating into MTSTSADAESDSVVLYDIEDRPPLGEAVPLGIQHVLAMFLGNVAPPLILAGAVGSVSGQTTFLVQMALIVAGAATLVQAFPIGPVGARLPIVMGTSFAFLGPLIGIGQQFGIAAVFGTSLLAAPVELVMGVTLDRFQKYFPPLVTGIVVMLIGLTLIPTGMNYAAGASAGPSAAGYGSFANLGLAGLVLVVTVVLNQFFDGFLRVISVFVGIVVGYVAAIALGMVDFTAVATAGWITVPTPLRFGLEFPPSAVLTVAFLYVITGLETIGDISGTVSATGRNPTRKEFRGGLVADAVMSAFAALFNALPNTSFSQNVGLVSFTGVASRYVVGIGGVVLVVLGFVPKVGAVVSVMPDAVLGGGALILFAMIFSSGARIITQNVTLDHRNSTILALSMAFGLGVAFRPEVLQNFPAEVQTLFGSALVTGGFTALALNVVLPGGGVGLGPTEHTDGLDPEDLTELSSSESSPSAPVDD; encoded by the coding sequence ATGACTAGCACATCCGCCGATGCGGAGAGCGACTCGGTCGTACTGTACGATATCGAAGACAGACCGCCGCTGGGCGAGGCGGTCCCGCTGGGAATCCAACACGTCCTCGCGATGTTCCTCGGCAACGTCGCGCCGCCGCTCATCCTCGCGGGCGCCGTCGGTTCGGTGTCGGGCCAGACGACGTTTCTCGTGCAGATGGCGCTCATCGTCGCCGGCGCGGCGACGCTCGTGCAGGCCTTCCCAATCGGTCCCGTCGGCGCGCGACTCCCAATCGTCATGGGAACGAGCTTCGCGTTCCTCGGCCCGCTCATCGGTATCGGCCAACAGTTCGGCATCGCCGCGGTTTTCGGCACGTCACTTCTCGCCGCGCCCGTCGAGTTGGTGATGGGCGTCACGCTCGACCGCTTCCAGAAGTACTTCCCACCGCTCGTCACGGGCATCGTCGTGATGCTCATCGGGCTGACGCTCATCCCGACGGGGATGAACTACGCCGCGGGCGCGTCCGCCGGCCCCTCGGCCGCCGGCTACGGCTCGTTTGCGAACCTCGGCCTCGCGGGGCTCGTCTTGGTCGTCACGGTCGTTCTCAACCAGTTCTTCGACGGCTTCCTCCGCGTCATCAGCGTCTTCGTCGGCATCGTCGTCGGCTACGTCGCCGCCATCGCGCTCGGGATGGTCGACTTCACCGCCGTCGCGACCGCGGGGTGGATAACCGTGCCGACGCCGCTCAGATTCGGCCTCGAATTCCCGCCCAGTGCCGTGCTCACGGTCGCGTTCCTCTACGTCATCACCGGCCTCGAAACCATCGGCGACATCTCCGGCACGGTGTCGGCGACCGGCCGGAACCCGACCCGCAAGGAGTTCCGCGGCGGCCTCGTCGCCGACGCCGTGATGAGCGCGTTCGCCGCGCTGTTCAACGCGCTTCCCAACACGTCTTTCTCGCAGAACGTCGGCCTCGTGAGCTTCACCGGCGTCGCGAGCCGATACGTCGTCGGCATCGGCGGGGTCGTCCTCGTCGTGCTCGGCTTCGTCCCGAAGGTCGGCGCGGTCGTCTCCGTGATGCCCGACGCCGTCCTCGGCGGCGGCGCGCTCATCCTCTTCGCGATGATCTTCTCCTCGGGGGCGCGCATCATCACGCAGAACGTCACGCTCGACCACCGGAACTCGACGATTCTCGCGCTGTCGATGGCGTTCGGCCTCGGCGTGGCGTTCCGCCCCGAGGTGCTCCAGAACTTCCCTGCCGAGGTGCAGACGTTGTTCGGCTCCGCGCTCGTCACCGGCGGTTTCACCGCGCTCGCGCTCAACGTCGTGCTCCCCGGCGGCGGCGTCGGCCTCGGCCCGACCGAGCACACCGACGGCCTCGACCCGGAAGACCTGACCGAACTGTCGAGTTCTGAGTCGTCGCCCTCCGCGCCGGTCGACGACTGA
- a CDS encoding XdhC family protein yields the protein MRTTDDPWSATADSVRQSMREQRGSGSEAVVATVVNVEESGYRRPGARMVVVPDGERLGAVTAGCITESVTETARRVSASGTPRLETFDLRGGDADAWGLGLGCNGVIDVLVEPVDASFDPALSELREKRAATVLTAVETDDPAIGVGDRTVITRGRGERLSKGRPGLPEAVVAKAESRLDGAASGAAATLDVRTSDGDVRVFANDLAPTPELLVFGGHGDVNPVASLGAQAGFRVRVAAARGAHADESRFPAASEVTAVHPAELAALVDAPDHTYVVLMSHNFVDDRLALESILGTEVPYVGVMGPRGRSTSSASDGPRA from the coding sequence ATGCGAACGACAGACGACCCGTGGAGCGCGACCGCAGACAGCGTTCGGCAGTCGATGCGCGAGCAGCGAGGCTCGGGGTCGGAGGCGGTCGTCGCGACCGTCGTGAACGTCGAGGAGTCGGGCTACCGCCGACCGGGGGCGCGTATGGTCGTCGTGCCCGACGGCGAGCGACTCGGCGCGGTCACCGCCGGCTGTATAACCGAGTCGGTGACAGAGACCGCGCGGCGGGTGAGCGCGAGCGGGACGCCGCGACTGGAGACGTTCGACCTCCGGGGAGGCGACGCCGACGCGTGGGGGCTCGGACTCGGCTGCAACGGCGTCATCGACGTGCTCGTCGAGCCGGTCGACGCGAGTTTCGACCCCGCGTTGAGCGAACTCCGCGAGAAACGCGCGGCGACGGTGCTCACCGCCGTCGAGACCGACGACCCGGCAATCGGCGTCGGCGACCGGACGGTGATAACGCGGGGACGGGGCGAACGGCTCTCGAAGGGCCGTCCCGGCCTTCCCGAGGCGGTCGTCGCCAAGGCAGAATCGCGGCTCGACGGGGCGGCGTCAGGCGCGGCGGCGACGCTCGACGTGCGGACGAGCGACGGCGACGTGCGGGTGTTCGCAAACGACCTCGCACCGACGCCGGAGCTGCTCGTCTTCGGCGGCCACGGAGACGTCAACCCCGTCGCGTCGCTCGGCGCGCAGGCCGGCTTCCGCGTCCGCGTCGCGGCCGCGAGAGGGGCGCACGCCGACGAGAGTCGGTTCCCGGCGGCCAGCGAAGTGACCGCGGTACACCCCGCCGAACTCGCGGCCCTCGTCGACGCGCCCGACCACACCTACGTCGTGCTCATGTCGCACAACTTCGTCGACGACCGACTCGCGCTGGAGTCGATACTCGGGACCGAGGTTCCGTACGTCGGCGTGATGGGCCCGCGGGGGCGTTCGACCAGCTCCGCGAGCGATGGACCGAGAGCTTGA
- a CDS encoding (2Fe-2S)-binding protein, whose product MNGEDEQFAVSSGETLMETLRGAGYYGVKNGCDEGVCGACNVILGDEGVTRSCLVPAASCDGAEVMTVEGLADDDGGLHPLQSAFLEHGAAQCSYCIPGVLLASYDLLQRNDEPTESEVADGLSGNICRCTGYVQQIEAVQAAADRLSGSDASSEGSG is encoded by the coding sequence GTGAACGGTGAAGACGAACAGTTCGCCGTCTCGTCCGGCGAGACGCTCATGGAGACGCTCCGCGGGGCGGGGTACTACGGCGTCAAAAACGGCTGTGACGAGGGCGTTTGCGGGGCATGCAACGTCATCCTCGGCGACGAGGGAGTCACCCGGTCGTGTCTCGTGCCGGCGGCGAGTTGCGACGGAGCGGAGGTGATGACCGTCGAGGGACTGGCCGACGACGACGGCGGCCTCCACCCCCTTCAGTCGGCGTTCCTCGAACACGGGGCCGCCCAATGTAGCTACTGCATCCCCGGCGTACTGCTCGCCTCGTACGACCTCCTCCAGCGGAACGACGAGCCGACCGAGAGCGAGGTCGCAGACGGGCTGAGCGGCAACATCTGTCGCTGTACGGGCTACGTCCAGCAAATAGAGGCGGTGCAAGCGGCGGCCGACCGCCTCTCCGGGTCGGACGCGTCGTCCGAGGGCTCCGGGTAA
- a CDS encoding DUF3830 family protein, with translation MLQLEIGDRTFTAELHEDRAPASVEAVREFLPLESELMHVRWSGIATWINIDEIDLPEIPRENHTVYPSRGDLLLYPGYRNEQEILVPCGPTCFKSPAGELAGNHFATIDATAEELKAIEELTLREGVQDVVIREVSE, from the coding sequence ATGTTACAGCTAGAAATCGGAGACCGGACGTTCACCGCAGAACTGCACGAAGACCGCGCGCCCGCCTCCGTCGAGGCGGTTCGAGAGTTCCTCCCGTTGGAGTCGGAGCTCATGCACGTCCGCTGGAGCGGCATCGCGACGTGGATAAACATCGACGAAATCGACCTCCCCGAGATTCCGCGGGAAAACCACACCGTCTACCCGTCGCGGGGCGACCTGCTTCTCTACCCCGGCTACCGGAACGAACAGGAGATTCTCGTCCCCTGCGGCCCGACGTGCTTCAAGAGCCCCGCCGGTGAACTCGCCGGGAACCACTTCGCGACCATCGACGCGACGGCGGAGGAGCTGAAGGCAATCGAGGAACTGACGCTCCGCGAGGGCGTCCAAGACGTCGTCATCCGAGAGGTATCGGAGTGA
- the uraD gene encoding 2-oxo-4-hydroxy-4-carboxy-5-ureidoimidazoline decarboxylase, whose protein sequence is MHELTLQQVNRLDDDSFVDAFGEIYEHSPWVAERARSSRPFSSVDELRSAMKRAVEDASREKQLQLLRAHPDLGERTEMTDASEAEQASAELDSLSRSQYETFQRLNETYRERFGFPFVMAVKDENPDAIAAAMERRVDHSESTEFRTALDEVHTIAELRLAERFSSE, encoded by the coding sequence ATGCACGAACTCACGCTCCAGCAGGTGAACCGCCTCGACGACGACTCGTTCGTGGACGCGTTCGGGGAGATATACGAACACTCGCCGTGGGTCGCCGAGCGGGCGCGGTCGTCGCGACCGTTTTCGTCCGTGGACGAACTCCGGTCGGCCATGAAGCGCGCCGTCGAGGACGCGTCGCGCGAGAAGCAACTCCAGTTGCTCCGGGCGCACCCCGACCTCGGAGAGCGGACCGAGATGACCGACGCCTCGGAGGCGGAACAGGCGTCGGCCGAGCTGGACTCGCTCTCGCGGAGCCAGTACGAGACGTTCCAACGACTGAACGAGACGTACCGCGAGCGGTTCGGCTTCCCGTTCGTCATGGCGGTGAAAGACGAGAACCCCGACGCGATTGCCGCGGCGATGGAACGCCGGGTCGACCACTCGGAGTCGACGGAGTTTCGGACCGCGCTGGACGAGGTCCACACGATTGCGGAACTCCGGTTGGCGGAGCGGTTCTCGTCAGAATAG